A DNA window from Providencia huaxiensis contains the following coding sequences:
- the mepS gene encoding bifunctional murein DD-endopeptidase/murein LD-carboxypeptidase translates to MLTSEKLKRYAWRIVPAIAIAVTLTACTTPKSAKNTQYTAKSDTRMLNGSAGDSLTMASQDEFEELVQSVDTKSKIMDQYASWKGVAYRLGGTTKKGVDCSSFVQRTFFEQFGVELPRTTSEQESSGKSVKRNNLKVGDIVLFKTGRTMKHVGIYIGDEKFVHASTSSGVIVSEMTNSYWSKRYYASRRIINGS, encoded by the coding sequence ATGCTAACGTCTGAAAAACTTAAGCGCTATGCTTGGCGCATTGTTCCGGCAATTGCCATTGCCGTAACGCTCACAGCATGTACCACCCCAAAGTCAGCTAAGAATACACAATATACTGCCAAATCAGATACACGTATGCTAAATGGCTCTGCTGGCGATTCGTTGACGATGGCATCTCAAGATGAATTCGAAGAGTTAGTACAAAGCGTTGATACTAAGTCTAAAATAATGGACCAATACGCAAGCTGGAAAGGTGTAGCTTATCGCCTTGGTGGCACAACAAAGAAAGGTGTCGATTGCTCAAGTTTCGTTCAGCGCACATTCTTTGAACAATTTGGTGTTGAGCTTCCTCGTACAACATCTGAGCAAGAATCCTCCGGGAAAAGCGTAAAACGTAATAACCTAAAAGTCGGTGATATTGTTTTATTCAAAACAGGCCGCACGATGAAGCATGTTGGTATCTATATTGGTGATGAAAAATTTGTTCATGCATCAACCAGTAGTGGTGTTATCGTTTCTGAAATGACTAACTCTTACTGGAGCAAAAGATATTATGCAAGTAGACGCATTATCAACGGCTCATAA
- a CDS encoding Bcr/CflA family multidrug efflux MFS transporter, translating into MQQQRSSYLGLILILGLLSMLMPLAIDMYLPSFPTMMHYFNVDEGRIQMTLNSYIFGFAIGQLFYGPMADSIGRKPVILGGVVVFAIASAACAITESIDSLIWLRFLHGFAAAAASVVINALMRDMFTRDEFSRSMSFVVLVMTIAPLLAPILGGELMRWFSWHAIFWSIAIAAVIAVVLVSCFVRETLPVAKRQKFHIGTTLRQFATLFRARQVLFYILASSFSFAGMFSFLNAGAFVYIDLNGVSPQNFGYYFGINIIFLFIMTTINSRYVRHFGAEKMLYFGIIIQFVMGLWLLMTTAFALDFWTLVIGVAIYVSGIAMITSNAMAVILDNYPHIAGTVSSLAGTIRFSIGALVGTLLSLIPAQSAWPMVGSMVACVAFSMLFVLLAKKTK; encoded by the coding sequence GTGCAACAGCAGCGTTCATCCTATTTGGGGCTGATATTAATTCTAGGTTTATTATCGATGCTAATGCCATTGGCTATCGACATGTACCTACCAAGCTTTCCGACGATGATGCATTATTTTAATGTAGATGAAGGGCGCATTCAGATGACGCTCAATAGCTACATTTTTGGTTTTGCTATAGGACAATTATTTTATGGTCCGATGGCAGATAGCATTGGGCGTAAACCCGTTATTTTAGGTGGTGTCGTCGTTTTTGCAATCGCTTCAGCGGCCTGTGCTATCACTGAATCGATTGATTCACTGATTTGGTTGCGTTTCTTACATGGTTTTGCCGCTGCCGCTGCAAGTGTTGTGATTAACGCGCTTATGCGGGATATGTTTACCCGTGATGAATTTTCAAGAAGTATGTCTTTTGTTGTATTAGTGATGACAATAGCACCGTTGCTAGCCCCTATTTTAGGGGGAGAGTTAATGCGTTGGTTCTCATGGCATGCAATTTTTTGGAGCATCGCCATTGCAGCGGTTATCGCTGTCGTTTTAGTGAGCTGTTTTGTGCGGGAAACATTACCCGTAGCTAAAAGGCAGAAGTTTCATATTGGTACAACATTAAGGCAGTTTGCCACTTTATTTAGGGCAAGACAGGTACTGTTCTACATATTAGCGAGTTCATTTTCCTTTGCAGGGATGTTTTCATTCTTAAATGCAGGCGCTTTTGTGTATATCGATTTGAACGGGGTGTCTCCACAGAATTTTGGCTACTATTTTGGTATCAATATTATCTTCCTATTTATTATGACGACAATAAATAGCCGCTATGTTAGGCATTTTGGTGCAGAAAAAATGCTTTACTTTGGTATTATTATTCAATTCGTGATGGGATTGTGGTTGCTAATGACAACAGCCTTTGCGCTAGATTTTTGGACACTGGTAATCGGTGTTGCCATTTATGTCAGTGGCATAGCGATGATCACTTCGAATGCAATGGCCGTGATCTTAGATAATTATCCACATATTGCAGGAACGGTTTCTTCATTGGCAGGCACAATCAGGTTTTCGATTGGTGCGCTCGTTGGAACGTTATTATCACTAATACCTGCGCAGAGCGCATGGCCAATGGTCGGTTCAATGGTCGCTTGCGTTGCATTTTCAATGTTGTTTGTATTATTGGCCAAAAAAACAAAGTAA
- the rsuA gene encoding 16S rRNA pseudouridine(516) synthase RsuA has protein sequence MRLDKFLSQQLGISRSLVARELRAGLVTVDDEIVKSGAFQVTIDHEVAYDGNVLVQVTGPRYFMLHKPQGYICSTDDPTHPTILFFIDEPLAQKLHSAGRLDIDTTGLVLLTDDGQWSHRITSPKHHCEKTYRVQLSDDIANDVAEQFAKGVMLNGEKHPTKPAKLEIISPRDVRLTISEGRYHQVKRMFAAVGNHVCGLHRERVGEIWLDETLEPGEYRPLTEEEINSINVPRKKTAGV, from the coding sequence ATGCGACTGGATAAATTTTTGTCCCAGCAATTAGGGATAAGCCGAAGTTTGGTAGCGCGAGAATTGCGCGCAGGGCTTGTAACAGTTGACGATGAAATCGTTAAATCAGGTGCCTTTCAAGTTACGATTGACCATGAAGTCGCTTATGATGGTAATGTCCTCGTACAAGTTACTGGGCCGCGTTATTTTATGTTACATAAACCGCAAGGCTATATTTGCTCAACAGATGACCCAACACATCCAACAATTCTTTTTTTTATTGATGAGCCTCTTGCACAAAAACTGCATTCAGCAGGGCGTTTAGATATCGATACAACGGGTCTTGTGTTATTGACTGATGATGGTCAATGGTCACATCGCATTACTTCACCGAAGCATCACTGTGAAAAAACATACCGAGTTCAATTGAGTGACGACATCGCCAATGATGTTGCCGAGCAGTTTGCTAAGGGCGTTATGCTTAACGGGGAAAAACACCCAACTAAACCGGCGAAACTGGAAATTATTAGCCCTAGAGATGTCCGATTGACGATTAGTGAAGGGCGCTATCATCAAGTAAAACGCATGTTTGCTGCAGTAGGAAACCATGTTTGTGGGCTACATCGTGAGCGCGTTGGCGAAATTTGGCTAGATGAGACGCTTGAACCAGGAGAATACCGCCCACTGACGGAAGAAGAGATCAACAGTATTAATGTACCACGTAAAAAAACAGCAGGAGTTTAA
- a CDS encoding DEAD/DEAH box helicase yields MSFILRPYQQEAVDATVSYFRKQTHPAVIVLPTGAGKSLVIAELARLARGRVLVVAHVKELVEQNHAKYLAYGLQADIFAAGLNRKESQSKVVFGSVQSVARNLKAFDAHFSLVIIDECHRISLNDKSQYQQIIQVLQANNPSLRILGLTATPYRLNSGWIYQYHYHGMVRGDENCFFRECIYELPLHYMIKNKFLVPPERLDMPVLQYDFSQVSLTSSGIFNEQELNLSLKKQQRITPKIIEQVIEYAAPLQGCMIFAATVEHAKEILGYLPQGRAALVTAETPAADRQSIIKQFKNKELHYLVNVSVLTTGFDAPHVDVIAILRPTESVSLYQQIVGRGLRLSEGKTRCLILDYAGNPHDLFRPEVGSSKPNSTSVPVQVFCPLCQFANIFWGKCTSDGQIIEHFGRRCQGWEEDENGQKQQCEFRFRFKQCPHCGAENDIAARRCQKCQEVLTDPDDMLKAALKLKDALIIRCGGMQFITGNDAKGEWIKINYYDEDGTCVSERFRLATPAQKRVFEYRFLREHQRAPGVPFKWNNANDILLQQSLLRYPQFIVARKKERFWEIREKIFNYQGRFRVADPLS; encoded by the coding sequence ATGTCTTTTATTTTACGCCCTTACCAACAAGAAGCTGTCGATGCGACAGTGAGTTATTTCCGTAAGCAGACTCACCCTGCCGTGATTGTCTTGCCAACTGGCGCAGGTAAAAGCTTAGTGATTGCCGAATTGGCCCGACTCGCTCGAGGACGAGTACTGGTAGTAGCGCATGTAAAAGAATTAGTTGAACAGAACCATGCTAAGTACCTCGCATATGGCCTGCAAGCTGATATTTTTGCAGCAGGATTGAATCGCAAAGAGTCTCAAAGCAAAGTCGTTTTCGGCAGTGTGCAATCCGTTGCTCGCAATCTTAAAGCATTTGACGCACATTTTTCCCTAGTAATTATTGATGAGTGCCACCGTATAAGTTTGAATGATAAGAGCCAATACCAACAGATTATTCAAGTTTTACAAGCAAATAACCCTTCATTACGTATTTTAGGCTTAACAGCCACCCCCTACCGCCTCAACAGTGGCTGGATTTACCAATACCATTACCATGGCATGGTACGCGGTGATGAAAATTGTTTTTTCCGTGAGTGCATCTATGAATTACCACTACATTATATGATTAAAAACAAGTTCTTAGTCCCGCCTGAACGGCTTGACATGCCTGTTTTACAATATGATTTTAGCCAGGTTTCACTTACATCATCGGGTATTTTTAACGAACAAGAACTTAATTTGTCGTTAAAAAAACAACAACGCATTACACCTAAAATTATTGAGCAAGTTATTGAATATGCAGCACCTTTGCAAGGCTGTATGATCTTTGCTGCAACGGTCGAACATGCAAAAGAAATTTTGGGCTATTTACCTCAGGGTCGTGCTGCATTAGTGACAGCTGAAACCCCGGCTGCTGATAGGCAATCAATTATTAAGCAATTTAAAAACAAAGAACTACATTATCTCGTTAACGTTTCAGTGTTAACAACCGGGTTTGATGCTCCTCATGTGGATGTGATTGCTATTTTGCGACCAACAGAGTCAGTGAGTTTATACCAACAAATTGTTGGTCGAGGATTACGCCTTTCTGAGGGAAAAACACGCTGTTTAATCTTAGATTATGCAGGGAATCCACATGACCTATTTCGACCAGAGGTGGGCTCAAGTAAACCGAATTCAACCAGTGTGCCGGTACAAGTTTTCTGCCCATTGTGCCAATTTGCGAATATTTTTTGGGGAAAATGCACCTCTGATGGCCAAATTATTGAACACTTTGGCCGGCGTTGCCAAGGCTGGGAAGAAGACGAAAATGGGCAGAAACAGCAATGTGAATTCCGTTTTCGCTTTAAGCAATGCCCACACTGTGGCGCTGAAAACGATATAGCCGCTCGTCGCTGCCAAAAATGCCAAGAGGTGCTTACCGACCCTGACGATATGTTAAAAGCCGCATTAAAACTTAAAGATGCATTGATCATTCGTTGCGGGGGAATGCAATTTATCACAGGGAATGATGCCAAAGGCGAATGGATTAAAATCAACTATTATGATGAAGATGGAACCTGTGTTTCAGAACGTTTTCGCCTAGCAACTCCTGCGCAAAAACGCGTGTTTGAATACCGTTTTTTACGGGAGCATCAACGTGCCCCAGGTGTTCCATTTAAGTGGAATAATGCAAATGATATATTATTGCAGCAATCTTTATTACGATATCCCCAATTTATTGTCGCTCGCAAAAAAGAACGTTTCTGGGAAATTCGAGAGAAAATCTTCAATTATCAAGGGCGTTTTCGCGTTGCAGATCCCCTATCGTAA
- the rplY gene encoding 50S ribosomal protein L25: protein MLTINAIERKEQGKGASRRLRRDNQLPAIVYGGNQEAISVTLNHDEIINQESKAEFYEVLNLVIDGKETKVKVQAVQRHPFKPKVTHIDFLRA from the coding sequence ATGTTAACTATCAATGCAATTGAACGTAAAGAGCAGGGTAAGGGTGCGAGCCGCCGCCTGCGCAGAGATAACCAGCTTCCAGCTATCGTTTACGGTGGCAACCAAGAAGCAATCTCTGTAACTCTTAACCACGATGAAATCATCAACCAAGAAAGCAAAGCAGAATTTTACGAAGTTCTGAATCTGGTTATCGATGGTAAAGAAACAAAAGTAAAAGTTCAGGCTGTTCAACGTCACCCATTTAAGCCAAAAGTGACGCACATTGACTTCCTGCGCGCTTAA
- the yejK gene encoding nucleoid-associated protein YejK produces the protein MSLEINQIALHQLIKRDEQTLEVMLRDSLLTADGVVQDMMAELHRVYSAKSKAFGEFNEESELADALKLLRKGEDEFLGFSRAMTVRLKDELAKYPFAEGGVVLFCQYRYLAVEYLLIAVLNSCDSMFVTESLDLGTTHYLDIPHADIVARIDLTEWETNPESKRYLTFLKGRVGRKVSDFFMDFLAASEGLNAKVQNKGLVQALDDFCDNAQMDKNTRQAYRQQVHSYCTEQLQSGEEIELEALAKELPMVEEQSFDDFARQNDYQLEESFPADRGTLKQLTKFSGSGGGITISFDAMLMGERIFWDPVTDTLTIRGTPPNLRDQLQRRGTK, from the coding sequence ATGAGTCTGGAAATTAACCAGATAGCTTTACACCAGTTAATTAAAAGAGATGAACAAACCCTCGAGGTGATGTTGCGGGATTCTTTATTAACAGCAGATGGTGTCGTACAAGACATGATGGCAGAGTTACACCGCGTCTATAGTGCAAAAAGTAAAGCATTTGGTGAGTTTAACGAAGAAAGTGAACTTGCTGATGCATTAAAACTATTGCGCAAAGGTGAGGACGAATTTTTAGGTTTTAGTCGTGCGATGACCGTTCGCTTGAAAGATGAATTAGCTAAATATCCTTTTGCTGAAGGGGGCGTCGTTCTTTTCTGTCAATACCGTTACCTTGCAGTCGAATACTTATTAATTGCAGTGCTCAATAGTTGTGACAGCATGTTTGTCACGGAATCATTAGATTTAGGCACAACTCATTATTTAGATATTCCTCATGCGGATATTGTCGCTCGTATTGATTTAACCGAATGGGAAACCAATCCAGAGTCAAAACGCTATTTAACCTTTTTAAAAGGTAGAGTAGGACGAAAAGTCTCTGACTTCTTTATGGATTTTTTAGCTGCGTCTGAAGGGCTAAATGCAAAAGTTCAAAATAAAGGCTTAGTTCAAGCACTTGATGATTTTTGTGACAATGCTCAGATGGATAAAAATACTCGTCAAGCTTATCGCCAGCAAGTGCATAGCTATTGCACGGAGCAATTACAATCAGGTGAAGAAATTGAGTTAGAAGCATTGGCAAAAGAGTTACCAATGGTGGAAGAACAAAGCTTCGATGATTTCGCTCGCCAAAATGATTATCAACTCGAAGAAAGTTTCCCTGCCGATAGAGGAACGTTAAAACAATTAACGAAGTTTTCGGGGAGTGGTGGAGGGATCACGATTAGCTTTGATGCGATGCTCATGGGGGAGCGTATCTTTTGGGATCCTGTCACTGATACGTTAACCATTCGCGGCACACCACCTAATTTGCGGGACCAATTACAACGCCGTGGTACTAAATAA
- a CDS encoding YejL family protein gives MPQSSRYSDEKVEGLLSDLVSVLEKNHTPVDLSLMVLGNMVTNLLNTSVAPAQRKMIAESFANALLSSVKEDKSH, from the coding sequence ATGCCACAATCATCTCGCTATAGTGATGAAAAAGTTGAAGGTTTACTTTCTGACCTTGTTAGTGTGTTAGAAAAAAACCACACCCCTGTTGACCTTTCCCTTATGGTGTTAGGTAACATGGTCACGAATCTGCTAAATACGTCGGTTGCACCTGCACAACGTAAAATGATTGCAGAATCATTCGCAAATGCATTACTTTCTTCTGTTAAAGAAGATAAATCACACTAA
- the yejM gene encoding LPS biosynthesis-modulating metalloenzyme YejM, which produces MVTHLRYRDKVSNMIGWGHWFALFNILLSLALSSSYLFIFDWPDTLTGRVYAFVSWLGHFSFVVFAAYLLIIFPLTFIVMSQRLLRLLSVALATAGITLLIFDIRVFSQFGLHLTPQVWDLVINPTKGEMAREWQLMFIGIPIIFLVEMLFATWSWQKLRSLSRQTFGKPLAGIFIVTFIMSHLMYAWADANFYRPITMQRYNYPLSQPMTARKLLDRYGLLDLTEHQNRVFQQGSPTALKLNYPLKPLSYYDQGSGYNLLLLVVDDLGDKSQQDSINALNEFKSISTQFTNHYTTGLRNDTALFGLFYGISSTYFDNILNGRHPSSLIEALQHQGYQFGLFSTDGFNSPLFRQAILADYSLPAKTADNDSLTVSQWNNWLDNLKNGSPWFSFLNITGTPGSAKTNEQIKRVMAALQRDNRLENTIVIVTANYNNQGKSENDWLDGKHFNRDNMQVPLFIYWPNTPAQQIDKLTSHQDIMTTLMQRLLHVTNPPDDYSQGEDLFSIKRTYPWVITGDNDDVVITTDNATLYMDQNGQFNIYDKQGAIEKNEKPDLAELLKIFTELKRFNEN; this is translated from the coding sequence ATGGTCACCCACCTGCGCTACCGTGACAAAGTCTCTAACATGATTGGTTGGGGGCACTGGTTTGCACTATTCAATATACTGCTTAGCCTCGCGTTAAGTAGCAGCTACCTGTTTATTTTTGATTGGCCAGACACCCTAACTGGTCGAGTTTATGCCTTCGTCAGTTGGTTAGGTCACTTTAGCTTCGTGGTCTTTGCGGCCTACTTACTAATTATTTTTCCACTGACCTTTATTGTCATGTCTCAGCGGTTGCTGAGGCTACTTTCTGTTGCCCTCGCGACTGCAGGGATAACCCTTTTAATTTTTGATATCCGTGTTTTTAGCCAGTTTGGTTTGCATCTAACACCACAGGTTTGGGATTTAGTCATTAACCCCACAAAAGGCGAAATGGCTCGTGAATGGCAGCTGATGTTTATCGGTATCCCAATTATCTTTCTCGTTGAAATGTTATTTGCAACTTGGAGTTGGCAAAAACTGCGCAGCTTAAGCCGGCAAACCTTTGGTAAACCGCTTGCAGGTATTTTTATTGTGACTTTTATTATGTCACACCTGATGTATGCATGGGCCGATGCGAATTTTTACCGCCCTATCACTATGCAGCGTTATAATTACCCATTATCACAACCGATGACCGCACGGAAACTTCTTGATAGATATGGCTTATTGGATTTAACAGAACATCAAAATCGTGTCTTCCAGCAAGGTAGTCCGACCGCCCTTAAGTTGAATTACCCATTAAAACCATTAAGCTATTATGACCAAGGTTCAGGCTATAATTTATTATTATTAGTGGTTGATGACCTCGGTGATAAGTCACAACAAGATTCGATAAATGCCCTGAATGAGTTTAAATCAATCAGCACACAGTTTACCAACCATTATACAACTGGGTTACGTAACGATACCGCCTTGTTTGGTTTATTCTATGGGATTTCATCGACTTACTTTGATAATATTCTTAATGGCCGCCATCCATCTAGCCTGATTGAAGCCCTTCAACATCAAGGGTATCAGTTTGGTTTATTCTCAACGGATGGCTTTAACTCTCCATTATTCAGGCAAGCTATTTTAGCCGATTACTCTTTGCCTGCCAAAACTGCAGATAACGATAGCTTGACCGTTTCTCAATGGAATAATTGGTTAGATAACCTTAAAAATGGGTCGCCTTGGTTCTCGTTCCTTAACATTACTGGCACACCGGGTAGTGCAAAAACCAACGAGCAGATCAAACGTGTAATGGCGGCATTGCAACGTGATAACCGGTTAGAAAATACTATTGTTATTGTGACTGCCAATTACAATAATCAAGGTAAATCAGAAAACGATTGGTTAGACGGCAAACACTTTAATCGAGATAACATGCAGGTGCCTCTATTTATTTACTGGCCGAATACCCCTGCGCAACAAATAGATAAACTGACTAGTCATCAAGATATAATGACTACGCTAATGCAGCGTTTATTACATGTCACAAACCCACCAGATGATTACAGCCAAGGTGAAGACTTATTTAGTATTAAACGTACTTATCCATGGGTGATCACCGGTGATAACGACGATGTTGTGATTACCACTGACAATGCCACCCTTTATATGGATCAAAATGGTCAGTTTAATATCTATGATAAACAAGGTGCTATCGAGAAGAATGAAAAACCTGATTTAGCTGAGTTGTTGAAGATCTTTACTGAATTAAAGCGTTTTAATGAAAATTAA
- a CDS encoding GNAT family N-acetyltransferase: MAYGVINQRFFAHSFIELLMVNRQYRRQGLGLTLINKLKMQSKSQKIFTSTNQSNTATQHLLIKAGFIPSGYIENLDDNDPELIYCYIPE; encoded by the coding sequence TTGGCGTATGGCGTAATAAACCAACGTTTTTTTGCTCATAGCTTCATTGAACTGCTTATGGTAAATCGCCAGTATCGTCGGCAAGGCCTTGGCCTCACTTTAATTAATAAACTAAAAATGCAGAGTAAATCCCAAAAGATTTTTACTTCTACAAATCAATCGAATACAGCAACTCAACACCTCTTAATAAAAGCTGGCTTTATTCCTAGTGGCTACATTGAAAATTTAGATGATAATGATCCCGAACTTATCTATTGCTATATACCTGAGTAA
- a CDS encoding GNAT family N-acetyltransferase codes for MLYALRVSSEDSQAIAMINQLYDTAFPLYEQRSYQGRDAILNHGDYYLLNFKENDIFIGFIGCWKIEDYYYIEHFAISPVLRGQGYGQRVLKQFCHDVGKVILEIDPIIDDVSQKRWSFYQHCGFQQNEYAHAHPSYYPKNKPHKLSVLSYPEVIAQEVYQQFNHILQTVVMNKTLL; via the coding sequence ATGTTATATGCTTTAAGAGTTTCAAGTGAAGATAGCCAAGCGATAGCAATGATTAACCAGTTGTATGACACAGCTTTTCCATTGTATGAACAAAGAAGCTATCAAGGAAGAGATGCAATATTAAATCATGGTGACTATTATTTACTCAATTTCAAAGAAAATGATATTTTCATTGGTTTTATTGGGTGTTGGAAAATCGAAGATTATTATTATATTGAACACTTTGCTATTTCCCCTGTATTAAGAGGGCAAGGTTATGGGCAAAGGGTATTAAAGCAGTTTTGTCATGACGTAGGCAAAGTGATCCTAGAAATCGATCCTATTATTGATGATGTGAGTCAAAAACGTTGGTCTTTTTATCAACATTGCGGTTTTCAGCAAAACGAATATGCTCACGCACACCCAAGTTATTACCCAAAAAATAAGCCACATAAGCTTAGCGTATTAAGCTATCCAGAAGTGATAGCTCAAGAAGTGTATCAGCAATTTAATCATATCTTACAAACGGTTGTGATGAATAAAACGCTATTATAG
- a CDS encoding DinI-like family protein — MLRIEVLFDKNAPQKPSSVVLQALETEILRKLQNQYPDMVTRVGFSSQQRVNISGTKIAEDKTRIEEILEEIWMDDGWIPEETTVD; from the coding sequence ATGTTACGTATCGAAGTTTTATTTGATAAGAACGCTCCACAAAAACCGAGTTCAGTTGTTTTGCAAGCACTTGAAACTGAGATTTTACGCAAACTTCAAAACCAATATCCAGATATGGTAACGCGGGTTGGGTTTAGCTCACAACAACGCGTTAATATCTCAGGAACAAAAATAGCGGAGGATAAAACTCGTATTGAAGAAATACTGGAAGAAATATGGATGGATGATGGTTGGATCCCAGAAGAAACAACAGTGGATTAA
- a CDS encoding response regulator gives MNILLVEDDLQLGKALCRGLELAGFNPCWVRLLADAKLQLASRNFDLMLLDLGLPDGDGHDELITWRNMGETIPIIILTARNQMDNLVSSLDSGADDFLTKPFAMPELISRVKAVSRRMAGFSSEIWQLGNLQLNPLNHQVTLNEQLLLLSGKEYLLLYELIKNADNVVRKTDLEQRLFGLDDVESNSLEVHIHNLRRKIGKDRIITIRGIGYLLKKEVPISES, from the coding sequence ATGAATATCCTATTAGTCGAAGATGATCTTCAATTGGGAAAAGCGCTATGCCGTGGGTTAGAACTTGCAGGTTTTAACCCTTGTTGGGTCAGGCTACTTGCTGATGCAAAATTACAACTCGCATCTCGCAATTTTGATTTAATGCTTTTAGATTTAGGCTTACCTGATGGCGATGGTCATGATGAACTGATTACTTGGCGTAATATGGGAGAAACGATCCCAATAATAATTCTCACGGCAAGAAATCAAATGGATAACTTAGTTTCTAGCTTAGATTCAGGTGCTGATGACTTTTTAACAAAACCATTTGCTATGCCTGAGCTTATTTCTCGAGTAAAAGCCGTTAGTCGCCGTATGGCAGGTTTCTCATCTGAAATATGGCAATTGGGTAACCTACAATTAAATCCTCTTAATCACCAAGTCACCCTTAATGAGCAATTGTTGCTGCTCTCTGGGAAAGAATATCTATTGCTCTACGAACTAATAAAAAATGCAGATAATGTTGTCAGAAAAACGGATTTAGAGCAGCGCCTATTCGGATTAGATGATGTGGAAAGTAACTCTTTAGAGGTTCACATTCATAATTTACGCCGAAAGATAGGTAAAGACCGCATAATTACTATCCGCGGTATTGGTTATTTATTAAAAAAAGAAGTGCCGATAAGTGAAAGTTAA